A region from the Anaeromyxobacter diazotrophicus genome encodes:
- a CDS encoding sensor histidine kinase: MSLRLQITALFGAILVVTLAVAAYLGESIAARAVEEGIRERTVEVARSVVSEIDLGRELRETDRTRIAARLAAALARHRGLRLAELAIRRPGKDDVVRITFGKNGPETTFDQRDVVFSAQPQARLLETEDGRVAQVDQPVNDPFGRPIASVRIEALVADAEHIAGRERTVFLWVTFGSALVLVVAFTLILSRMLARPLSRLAAAMAQVESGAGVPPAIPGAERHDEIGTVARGLDAMLVRVRGFSRELQEKVDDATADLARKNRALAELNDLLVEARRDLTAKEQLAALGQLSGTIAHELGNPLNAISGHVQLLARAPACPPDMREQLLVIEGEVRRMTSIIRRFLDSARALTPAPEPVELVALFDEALSLTVSAEARGRLEVQRDVPAEMGTVALDPSLVRHVLTNFIANAVDAMAHGGRLTVRARRAGEQVALTVQDTGPGIGAEDRKHIFEPFWSTKPKGKGTGLGLAICREIAAALKGRIEVESAPGQGAAFTLYVPVPAWKADRAPTLTPAAAAPGRGR; this comes from the coding sequence TGGGCGAGTCGATCGCGGCGCGGGCGGTGGAGGAGGGCATCCGCGAGCGCACGGTGGAGGTGGCGCGGTCGGTGGTCTCCGAGATCGACCTCGGGCGCGAGCTGCGCGAGACCGATCGCACCCGCATCGCCGCCCGCCTCGCCGCCGCGCTGGCGCGCCACCGCGGCCTCCGGCTGGCCGAGCTCGCCATCCGGCGGCCGGGCAAGGACGACGTGGTCCGCATCACCTTCGGCAAGAACGGCCCGGAGACCACCTTCGACCAGCGCGACGTCGTCTTCTCGGCCCAGCCGCAGGCGCGGCTGCTCGAGACCGAGGACGGCCGGGTGGCGCAGGTGGATCAGCCGGTGAACGACCCCTTCGGCCGTCCCATCGCCAGCGTGCGGATCGAGGCGCTGGTGGCGGACGCGGAGCACATCGCCGGCCGCGAGCGGACCGTCTTCCTCTGGGTCACCTTCGGCAGCGCGCTGGTGCTGGTGGTCGCCTTCACGCTCATCCTGAGCCGGATGCTGGCGCGCCCGCTCTCGCGGCTCGCCGCCGCGATGGCGCAGGTGGAGTCGGGCGCCGGCGTGCCGCCCGCCATCCCCGGCGCCGAGCGGCACGACGAGATCGGCACGGTGGCGCGCGGCCTCGACGCGATGCTGGTGCGCGTCCGCGGCTTCAGCCGGGAGCTCCAGGAGAAGGTGGACGACGCCACCGCCGACCTGGCGCGGAAGAACCGCGCGCTGGCCGAGCTGAACGACCTGCTCGTCGAGGCGCGGCGCGACCTCACCGCCAAGGAGCAGCTGGCGGCGCTGGGGCAGCTCTCGGGCACCATCGCCCACGAGCTCGGCAACCCGCTCAACGCCATCAGCGGCCACGTCCAGCTCCTGGCGCGCGCGCCCGCCTGCCCGCCCGACATGCGCGAGCAGCTCCTCGTCATCGAGGGCGAGGTGCGGCGGATGACCTCCATCATCCGCCGCTTCCTCGACTCGGCGCGCGCCCTCACCCCCGCCCCCGAGCCGGTCGAGCTCGTCGCCCTCTTCGACGAGGCGCTCTCGCTCACCGTCTCCGCCGAGGCGCGCGGCCGGCTGGAGGTGCAGCGCGACGTGCCGGCCGAGATGGGCACCGTCGCGCTCGACCCCTCGCTGGTGCGGCACGTGCTCACGAACTTCATCGCCAACGCGGTGGACGCGATGGCCCACGGCGGCCGGCTGACCGTCCGGGCCAGGCGGGCGGGCGAGCAGGTCGCGCTCACCGTGCAGGACACCGGCCCGGGCATCGGCGCCGAGGACCGCAAGCACATCTTCGAGCCGTTCTGGTCCACCAAGCCCAAGGGCAAGGGCACCGGCCTCGGCCTCGCCATCTGCCGCGAGATCGCGGCGGCGCTCAAGGGGCGCATCGAGGTGGAGAGCGCGCCCGGTCAGGGCGCGGCGTTCACGCTGTACGTGCCGGTGCCGGCCTGGAAGGCGGACCGCGCCCCCACCCTCACGCCGGCCGCGGCCGCGCCGGGGAGAGGCCGATGA